Below is a window of Synechococcus sp. RSCCF101 DNA.
TCGTCAATGGAGTTGCCCTGCAGGGTCTACCCCCATGCGGGGGTGGCGGGAGGTGGCCATAACCGGGCCTTGCATTGAAGAGTTGCTTCAGAATGATGGTTCGCTGATTCGATGCCAGCGCAAGCTGCTATGCCTCTGCTCGATGCCGTGATGCGGCAACGGGCATTGAGTACAATCATGATCGGCTGGAAGAGAAGAAGAACCCCAAGAAGAACCCCAAGAAGAACCCCAAGACATGCCGGAGGCCCGAGATCCTGGGAATGATTCCCAACGCCGGCAACGTGGTGATGCTGCTGCTCCCGGTCAGGGCAGCGCCTCGCCACCATCGACGGATGCTCAGCCAGTCGGGGCCGAAGGGCGCCGGACTCCGGAGCAGGGGTGGGACGCGTCTGAGCCCGGCGAGGCCGGCAGCGGTGATTCCGTCAGCCACCTGGTCTGCATCGGCGCTTCAGCGGGTGGCCTGGAGGCCATCGAGGAGCTTCTGGCGGGCCTGCCAGCGCTCTCCGGCCTGGCCGTGATCCTGGCGATGCATGTCGCCCCGGACAAGCCGACCAACCTGCCGGACTATCTGAGCCGGAAGACCGCGTTGGAGGTCGTGCTGGCGGCCGATGGAATGGCCCTCAGGCCAGGCGCTCTGGTGGTTGCGCAGCCCGGCCGGGATCTCACCCTCAACGGCAGCACGATTGCGTTTGTGCAGCCGCAGGAGGGCGCTTTCTCCGTTCCAAGCATTGACAGGTTCTTCCACTCGGCGGCCAGCAGCTGGGCAGAGCGCTGCATCGGCATCGTTCTCTCCGGCTCTGGCTCGGATGGCGCCATGGGCCTGCGGGCGATCCGCAGCGGTGGTGGCCTGACCATTGTTCAGAACCCGGCAACGGCTCGCTTTTCGTCCATGCCCCAATCAGCGTTCGCCTACGGGGGTGCGGAATGGGCTCTCGATGCCGGGACCATCGGGTCTGCGTTGGAGCGCTATCTCCGGCCTGACGTGCCTGACCTTCCTGAGCAATCAGATCCTGCTCAGATGAGCCGGGAGGAGCAGCAGCAGGGCGAGCGATACCAGGAGCAGCAGCAGCAGGACGACCTTCTGCTTGATGTGACCAAACTGATCCTGAAGCGGCGCGGCATTGATTTCTCTCAGTACAAGCGCTCCACATTGCGTCGCCAGATCCGGCGAAGGATGGTTGTGGCTGGCGTGGAATCTCTGAAGAGCTATCTCGATCTGCTCAGGGATTCCCCGGATGAGGCGAATGAGCTGACACGAAACATGCTGGTCAGTGTGACGGCCTTTTTCCGTGATCCTGATGTGTTTGCCTGCCTCGCTCAGGCAATGCGCGATCTGCCAATTGTGGCTGATGACGACCGGCAGATGCGGATCTGGGTGCCGGGTTGTGCGACGGGGGAAGAGCTGTATTCGGTTGCCATGCTTGCGAGCGAGATCCTTGGCAATCCACCGGATCTCGGCCGCAGGCTCAAGCTGTTCGGTACGGATCTGGATGAGGAGAGTCTCACGATTGCCCGACGCGCGGTCTACACGCCCGATGCAGTGCAGGCCATACCGAGTGCACTTCGCTCGCGCTATCTCGTCTCTCAGGGCTACATGTACCGCATTCGAGAGGACATTCGAGACTGTGCCGTGTTTGCAAGGCACGATCTCTCTCAGGACCCTCCCTTTCCGGAGATTGATGTGATTTCCTGTCGCAATACGCTGATCTATTTCTCAAACCAGATGCAAGACAAAATCTTCGATACGTTCCGGTTCAGCCTGGTTGATCGTGGTCTGCTGATCCTGGGGCCATCGGAAATCCTTCGAACCCAGTCTCAGGGACTCGCCATCCTCAATGGTGAGCACCACATCTATTCCCGCTACGGCGGCTCAACGGTCCGTACACTGCGTGCCCCTGCTGTGGCGACCAAACCCACCAACCAGTCGCCAAGTCGGAGCAGGGACCAGCGCGCGCAATTCTCGACATCGTCCCAGTCCTACGGCAGCAGCTTCTGGTACGCCATCGTTGCCGCGGCGGTGGAGCCATCCCTGGTGCTCGATGACCGGGATCGCGTGCTGGAGGTGATCGGTGATGTGTCCGCCTTCTGCCAGATCCCTCCGGGCCAGTTGACCCATTCCCTGCTCAGGCTCATCAGGCCGGAATGGCGATCTGCTGTACGGGGACTTCTCGTTGCTCTGGAGGGGGGCGCCAGCTGTGTCTCCTCTCTGCCCCTGTCATCCGGAGCCGGCCGTGACCCGGTGGCATTGGTTCTCACGGCGCTTCCGCTGGATGGCAGGCCGTTCAAGCTGTTGAGCTTCCGGCCGATCTCCGCACCGATCACATTCCCCCAGAGTCAGAAGACATCGCTCGACGTGCCTCAGCTGCAACTGGCCGAGGAAGTCCACCGCCTTGAAGAGGAGTTGTTGGAGACGAAGGAATCGCAGCGGGTCTACATGGTGGAGCTCCAGTCTGCCAATGAGGAGCTCGAGGCCTCATCCGAGGAATTGCAGGCCTCATCGGAAGAACTGCAGTCGTCCAACGAAGAGCTGGAAGCCTCGAATGAGGAGCTGCAGGCTTCGAATCAGGAGTTTGCCTGCCTGAATGAAGAACTCCGCGAGCGCAGCGCTCAGCTTGAACTGGCCAACTGCGACCTGCGCAACATTCAGCAAGCGCTCTCTCAGGGGCTGATCATTCTCGATGAGATGCTTCGGATTCAGCGGTTCTCCTCTCTGGCGGTGCGCGTCTTCGCGCTTGTCGAGTCCGATGTCGGCTCAACCTTGATGTCTGTGCCCACAACGGTTCCCATCCATGACCTGGAGCGTGTGCTGTTGGGTGTTGTTCAGGATCAACAGGTTGTCACCCTGGAGTGTGAGAACAGCAAGTCGGCGTATCTGTTGCGCTTTGTTCCGTACAGCACCATCCCGGCGAACCGGAGCGGTGTGATCGTGACCATCACTGACATCTCAACCATTGTGCGCCTGCGCCGAACAGCGGAATCAACACTGGCGGATCTCAACCGAGTTGCGGATACATTGCAGGAAGGCATCTTCAAACGCGAGCTGGAGGGCGAGGGGCGCTTTGTGTTCGTCAGTCAACGCTTTGCGGACATTACTGGCCTTGATGGCGATCGCCTGGTTGTGGATCCCGGCCTGTTTGACGGGTGCATTCATCCTGACGACAGGGAGCGGGTCAAGGCCCAGAGGCAAAATCGGCCGTCAGGGCCGGTCTTGCTGAACTATCGCTTTCTGGTGACTGGCAGCCGTGAGGTCTGGATGAGAGAAACTGCAACGAGCATTGCTGAGGATGGTGCTTCCTACCTCGTGGGCACCCTCTCCGATATCACGGCTGAGGCGAAGAAGCAGTTGCACGCGGCTGAACTGTCCTCCGTCTTCGAGATGGTGTTCAACACCCGTGAGTTCGGTGTGATGGCCCTTGATCAGGATCTGACCATCACATTGGCCAATCCGGAGCTTGGCAACCTCAGCGGCTTTGCATTGGAGCACCTCACGGCGCGGCCCTTGTCCCTGCTGCTGTCACCTCAGGACTCAGGGCCCCTTCTCGCTGAGCTGCGCCACATGCTTACGCATCCTGCCGAAGGCGCTGGTTCACGCTGCATGCCGCTCACATGTGCCGATGGCTCCGAGATCTGGGTCGTTCTGGAGCTGCAGTGTCTGTCAACGCCGCTTCCAGCTTCCTCCATCATCATCACCGTCAAGGATGTCACCCTGCTGCGCTCCACCATCCAGGACCTCCAGCATCAGGCGTTGGAGGATCCACTCACCGGAGCCTGCAACAGCAAGGCCTTTCACCGCCAACTCCACCACGACATCCGGCGAGCCGAGCGCAGTCAGACCCCCCTGGCTGTGATCACGCTCGACATCGACTCATTCAAGGCCGTGAACGACCAGCATGGCCACCCTGCCGGCGATGCCGTGCTGGCTGAGACCGCTTCTCGCCTCAGCCGTGTCACCAGAGCGGGCTTCTCTGCCGTGGCCAGGATCGGCGGCGATGAGTTCGCTCTGTCTTTGACCGGCTTCTCATCGATGGCGGATCTGGATCGCGCCCTGATGCGCCTGATGGCTGAACTCTCCCATCCGTTTCAGCTTGACGATGCCCGGCTCAATCTGAATTTCAGCATCGGCGTGGCTCTGTTCCCCGAGCATGCCGAGGCGAAGGACGCGCTGATCGCCGCTGCCGATGAAGCGCTCTACGACGCCAAGGCCACGCCCGGCACCCAGTACCGGCTCTTCCGAACCGACCTGTCCGATCAGCAGTCCCGGCGGCAGTCGTTGTCCGAGCGTCTCGCTCAGGCTGTGGCTGCCGACCGCTTCGATCTGAGTTATCAGCCCATCGTTGATGCCGCGACGGGAGTGACGTGGGGGCTGGAAGCCCTGTTGCGCTGGCGACTGGACGACGCCCTTGTCCCCGCCTGCGACTTCATCGATGTGCTCGAGTCCCACGGTCTGCTCCGACGCCTGCAGCCGCTGCTGCTGCGTCTGCTCACCCGCGATCTGGACATCATCCGCTCCGCCTTTGATGACACCGTGCAACTCTGCGTGAATCTCCTGCCCAGCCAGCTCACTGCGGAGACGGCCAATGCCGTGCTGGTGAACTGGCCGCGGCGGAATTCCCTCAGAGGCCTCGCTGCGGAGATCACCCCCGCCGCCTTTCAGTCGCCCACGGCGCAACGTTGCCTTCTCCTGCTGGCGGAGCATGGCGTGCAGCTCTCCATCGACGATTTCACAACCGTGCACGGCAACCTGATCGCTCTGCGGGATCAGGGGCCGGCCGTGCTGAAGATCGATGGGTCCCGCTTCGACCTCAGCGGCACCACCACCGCCGACCTGGCCATGGTGAACGCCCTGGCGGCCTACGCCCATGCCTGCGGCTCCCTCCTGGCTGTCAAGAACATCGATGACGCCAACGGCGCCGCTCAGCTTCGCCAGTCCGAGGTGGATCTGATCCAGGGCCGTGCCATCTGTGATCCCCTGCCGCTGGGCGAGTGCATCAGATGGTGCCAGGACCGCTCCAGCGCAGGCTGATCGTGATCAGGCGGCCCCCGTGCTGGAGCGCTCCGATCCTCCCCTCTCCTCATTGACCTCTGCGCCGGTCTCCTGGCTCTCCGAGGCCGCTTCGATCTGATCGGCCATCCAGTCCTCGGCGATCACGTTCACCGTGCTGGCCACGGGAATCGCCAGCAGGATGCCCGGCAGACCGGCCACCTTGGCCCCGAGGAAGAGGGTGAAGAGCAGCCAGAGGGGATTGAGGCCCACCATGCTGCCCATCACGCGCGGCACGATCACGTTGTCGAGGATCTGGCCCAGAACGAAGGCGATCACGAACACGGTGATCCCCACTGAGAGGTTGTTCACCATCAGGAAGCCGCTCACCGACACCTGGGCGATGGCACCCATGAAGGGGAGCATGCTCGCCATGCCGATCAGAAAGCCGAACAGGGCGCCGTAGGGAACGCCGACCAGCGTGAACACCAGCGCCAGCACCACGCTGAAGCCGAAGGCCAGGATCACCTGCCCCCGCAGGAAGGTGCGAATCCGCACAGGCAGTTCCCGGCCGATGCGCTGGCGCCACCAGGGTGGCAGCCAGCGCATCAGGCCGTCCCAGGCCGACGGCCCCCCCACCAGCAGGAACACCGTGAGGATCAGGGTGAGGAACAGAAACAGACCGGCGCTGACGCTGGCGCTGAACAGATCGGGCAGGACTCCCACCACCGAACCGGCCAGGTTGGCCACCTGGGCCTGCAGCGACTCCATCAGGGAGGCGCCGGCACCGCTGCCGCCATGCAGCGCCGCCAGCGACTGGACCCAGGCCGCGAGGCCCTGGGCGGAATCCACCCAGGTGGGCAGGGCTGCCATCAGGCTGCGGACCTGACCGGCCAGCAGCGGGCTGAGCACCACGGCGCCCCCGGTCAGCAGCAGCACGGCCGCCACCACCACCACCAGCAGGCTGAGGCCCCGCCCGAGGCCGATCCGCTGCAGCCGCCGCACCGGCAGGTCCACCAGGATCGCCACCACCACCGCCAGGATGAAGATGGTGAGGAAGGGCTGGAGATAAGCCATCAGGCGCAGCAGCAGCCAGGCGTTGAGGAACCAGAGCGGCAGCAGCAGGGCATTGCGCAGCCAGCGGGGCTGGGTCACCAGGGGGCGGAGCGGCAGGGTCATGACAGAGGCGTGGATGGCTGACTCAGAACGGTTCGGCTCCGATCGCTAGAACGGAGCTGAGGCTCACGGCGGTCGGTTCATGGAAGTCAGTGTCTGGCAGAGCGGAGCCCCCGGCGAGCCCCTCTCCCGCGCCACCGCCCACCTGCCGGAACCGGCGGAGGATGAGCTGGTGCTGGAGGTGCTGCACTGCGGCCTTTGCCACAGCGACGTCTCCATGCTGGACAACGCCTGGGGCCTCAGCAGCTTCCCCCTCGTTCCCGGCCACGAAGTGGTCGGCCGGGTCTGCGCGGTGGGGCCGGGCGTGAACCCCGATCTGATCGGCCAGTTGCGGGGGCTGGGCTGGATCTCGGGCAGCTGCCGCCACTGCATCCGCTGCCTCGGTGGGGACGCCAACCTCTGCGGCTCACTCGAATCCACCATCGTCGGTCGGCAGGGCGGATTCGCCAGCCACGTGATGGCCCATCAGGACTGGGCCGTGCCCATTCCCGACTCGGTGGCTCCGGAGGATGCCGGTCCGCTGTTCTGCGGTGGCGTCACCGTCTTCGCCCCTCTGATCGATGAGGCCGTCTCGCCCACGGCGCGGGTCGCGGTGATCGGCATCGGTGGTCTGGGCCATCTGGCGCTCCAGTTCGCCCGCGCCTGGGGTTGCGAGGTCACCGCCCTGACCACCACGCCGGCCAAGCGGCAGGAGGCGATCGGCTTCGGTGCCCATGAGGTGGTCGCCCTGGCGGATCTGGGCGGCTGCGCCGGACGCTTTGATCTGATCATCAACACCAGCAACCACAGCCTCGACTGGGCGGCGGTGATCGGCGCCCTGGCCCCCCGCGGCCGCCTGCATCAGCTCGGCGCCGTGCTGGAGCCCATTCCCGTGGCGGCCTTCGATCTGATCGCCACCCGCCGCTCGATCACGGGCAGCCCCACCTCCTCGCCGGCCAGCCTGGTGAAGATGATGGAGTTCTGCGGGCGCCACGGCATCCGCCCCGCGGTGGAGCACCTGCCGATGGCCGAGCTCAACACGGCGATCGAACGGCTGCGCCGGGGCGATGTGCGCTACCGCTTCGTGCTCGACGGTCCGGCCTGAGGGGGCATGGGCCAGTCCAGCGACGAGGTCATCGCCAGCCTGCGCCACAGCCTCGGCACGCTCGAGGCGGCGCTGAGCGTAGTGGATGAGGCCCTGGTGATCACCAGCCGGGCCAATGCGATCGAGTGGTGCAACACGGCCTTCGAGGAGCTGGCCGGCCGGCGGCGCATGTTCCTGCTCGGTAGCGATCTCTGCACCATCCTCGAAGACATTCACAGCCCGGAGAATGCGGAAGCCTGCGGGCTGTTCCTCGCCGATTTCCGCACCCTCAACACCGGCGCACGGGTGTTTCAGCTCAATCCCGGTCTGCCCTGGGAAACGGTGTCCCTCACCTGGGCGCCGGTGTGGATCCCGGGCCGGGAGAGCCTGATCACGGCCATCCGCAACATCAGCGACCTGGCCCGCAGCGAGCGGCAGCTGCGGCAGGCCAACGACACCCTCGAGGAGCAGGTGCGGCGCCGCACCGCCGAGCTGCGTTCCGCCCGCGACGAAGCGGTGGCCGCCAACCGGGCCAAGACCATCTTCCTGGCCAACATGAGTCATGAGATCCGCACGCCGATGAATGCCGTGATCGGCATGAGCGAGCTCCTCATGGACACCTCGCTCGACGAGCGTCAGCAGGAACTGGTCGACACCCTGCACACCAGCGGTGAGCACCTGCTGGCCCTGATCTCCGACATCCTCGACATCAGCCGCATCCAGGCCGATCGCATGGAACTGTGCGAGCGGCGCTTCGACCTGCGCTCGCTGCTCGACGACTGCCTCGCCCTGATCCAGCCGCTGGCGGAGAGCAAGGGCCTGCAGCTCCGCCGCACGGGTCCCGAGCTCTGGCCTCCGCCGCTGCTGGGGGACCGGATGCGTCTGCGCCAGATCCTGGTGAATCTGCTCAGCAATGCGGTGAAGTACACCGAAACCGGCTGGCTGAAGCTGGAGGTGGAGGCCCCGCCTGCAACAGGCGAGCGTCAGGATCTGCGGCTGGTGGTGAGCGACAGCGGCATCGGCATCCGCCGGGAGTTCCTCGCCGTGATCTTCGAGGACTTCTCCCGCGATGTGAAGGCCGAGGTCAAGGGCGGCAGCACGGGCCTGGGCCTGGCCATCAGCCGCCGGCTCACCGAGCTGATGGGCGGCCGCATCGAGGCGGCGTCCACCCCCGGTCAGGGCAGCGTCTTCACGGTCTCCCTGGCCCTGCCGCTCGCCGGGCCGGCGGCTGACGCCCCGGCTGCGGCGGAACCCGGCGAGGGCGGGAACGCTCCTCTGGAGGACGACTTCTCCGACCTGCGGCTGCTGGTGGCGGAGGACAACCCGGTCAACCAGCGGGTGATCCAGCTCATGCTCCGGAAACTCGGGATCGAGGCGGCCCTCGTGAGCGATGGCGCCGAAGTGCTCACCTGGCTGGAGAGCCACAGAGCCGATGTGGTGCTGATGGACATCGAGATGCCGGAGATGGATGGCCTGGAGGCCACGCGCCGGTTGCGGCGGCGGCCGGGGCCCCAGCCCTACGTGATCGCCCTGACGGCCTATTCCTTCAACTCCCAGCGGCAGGGCTGCCTCGCCGCCGGCATGAACGACTTCCTCTCCAAGCCGATCAAGGCCGCTCAGCTGCGCGACGCCTTCCGCCGCTACCGCGACGCCGAGGCGGTCCCGGCCCGTCCCTCCGCACCCCCGAACGATTGATGGCCTTTGACCCCTCAGGCCCGGATGCCGCTCCGGGTTCAGCGTCAACCGTGCTCGATCCAGCCATCTGGCAGGAGCTCAGGAGTCTCTTCGAAGGGGATGAGGCCGGCCTGGCGGATCTGGTGCGCACCTTCGCCGACGACTCGCAGCGAACCCTGGATCGGCTGGCGGATCCAGGTCTGCCCGCCGAACGCTGGCGGGCCGGTCTGCATCGGCTGCGCTCAGCCAGCGCCGGCATCGGTGCGGCGGCCCTGTCGGCGCTCTGCGCCGACCTGGAGGCCGGCGAGCCCCCCGGCCCCGACTGTCCTGGCCCGCTGCTGGAGCGCCTCCGTCGCGAGCGTGAGGCGGCCCTGCGCGCCCTGGGCGGAGCGACAGGGGATCCGTCCGAGACGCAGGAGACCGACCCCGGCTGATGGAGCCCGCGGCCTGCCGGATCGATGCCCCCCCGGTGCTCGTGGTTGATGACGACCCGGTGCACCGGCGCATCACCGCGGCCCGCCTCAGCCGCAACGGTCAGCGGGTGCTCGATGCCGGATCCGGTCCTGAGGCGCTCGAACTGGCCCGCACCGGCGGCCCGCCTGCCGTGGTGCTCTGCGACTGGGAGATGGAGGGGATGGATGGCCTCCAGGTCTGCTCGGCCTTCAAGGCCGATCCCGCCCTGAGCGGCTGCCACTTCATCCTGCTCACCGCCCGCTCGGGCGAGCCCGATCGCATCCGCGGGCTCGACTGCGGTGCGGACGATTTCCTCAGCAAGCCGATCAGCCAGGAGGAGCTGATGGCGCGCGTGCGCTGCGGCCTGCGGCTGCATGACGCCGCCGAGCGGCTGCGGCTGCTCTCGGCGGATCTGCAGGCCCAGCACAGCCTGATGGAGACCGAGATCCAGGCGGCGGCCCGCTATGTGCAGCAGCTGCTCCCGGTCCGGCTGGAGGGGGATGTGCAGGTGGTGGGCCGCTTCCAGCCCTGCTTCCACCTCGGCGGTGATGCCTACGACTCCTTCTGGGTCGACCGCCACCATCTCGTCCTCTACATCCTTGACGTCTCCGGCCATGGGCTGGCGGCGGCCCTGCCCTCGGTGTCGGTGGTGAATCTGCTGCGCTCCGGCAGCCTGCGCGTGCCCCTCACCCGTCCGGCGGCGGTGCTCTGCGAGCTGAACCGCCGCTTTGAGATGGAGGAGCAGGGCGGCCGCTACTTCACCATCTGGTACGGGGTCTTCGATCGCCGCAGCCGGCTGCTGCGCTACTCCAGCGCGGGTCATCCTCCCGGCCTGCTGCTGCGGGGCGCTCCCCATGTGCAGCCCCTCAGCACCCGCAACCTGCCCGTGGGCCTGCTGGAGAACGCCGAGTACGACGAGGGCCGCTGCCGGATCGAACGGGACTCGCGCCTGCTGCTCTACAGCGACGGCCTCTACGAGTGCGACGCTGAGGACCGGACACCTCTGGGGCTGATCGGACTGGAGGACCTGGCGGCGAGGCTGCCGGAGACCGATCCCGGCCTCGCCCTCGACCACCTGTTCGCTGAGGTGAGCCGGCGCCTTGGGGCCGCTCCGTTCAGCGACGACGCCTCGGCCCTGCTGGCCCGGTTCGCGGGCTGAGCGGCTGAGGTCTGCCGCCTCAGTCCTCCGGGCGGGTTTCGAACAGGGCCTCGGTGCCGGTCAGCTCCAGCAGCGTGCGGATCTGACTGTTGATGTGGCGCAGCTCCAGGGCCACCCGATGGGCCCTGGCCAGCTTCAGGGCGGCCATCAGACAACCGAAGCCGCTGCTGTCCATGAACTCCACTCCGCTGCAGTCGATCACCACATCGCGTGGCTCGCCGCTGAGCAGATCCTCCACCCGCATGCGGATGTCGGCGCCCGAATCACCGTTCAGGTGGCGCGGCGGACGGATCGTGTACGGATCAGGGTCTGCTGACATGGCCACAGTCGCGTGACTAGCACTTCGGTAGGGATCGAGGTTCGCATGGTCAGCACATCCACACTCCGCTCCCCCGGGTCGCTCGCCAGCCCCCGCTGGGTGGTGCCGTTCGAGGCGGTGACCCTGGCCGACATCGCCCAGGTGGGCGGGAAGAACGCCTCGCTGGGTGAGCTGCTCCAGGCTCTGCGTGCTGAGGGTGTGCGGGTGCCGGGCGGATTCGCGGTCACCGCCGCCGCCTACCGACGCGTGCTGGAGGCGGCCGGGCTCGGGCCGCGGCTCGAGAGCCTGCTGCAGGGACTCGACGGCAGCGATCTGGCGGCCCTGCAGCAGGCCGGCGCCGAAGCGCGACGGCTGGTGGCCGGAGCCCCCCTGCCGGCCCCGATCGAGGAGGCGATCCTCACGGCCTACCGGGCGATGGGCTCGCCGGCGGTGGCGGTCCGCTCCAGCGCCACCGCCGAGGATCTGCCGGAGGCCAGCTTCGCCGGTCAGCAGGACACCTACCTCAACGTTCAGGGCGACGACGCCCTGCTCGAAGCCTGCCGGCAGTGCTTCGCCTCTCTGTTCACCGATCGGGCGATCACCTACCGCCAGCTGCACGGCTTCGCCCACATGGAGGTGGCCCTCTCCATCGGTGTGCAGCGCATGGTGCGCTCGGACCTGGGCTCGGCCGGAGTGATGTTCAGCATCGACACCGAGAGCGGCTTCCGCGATGCCGTGCTCCTCACCGCCGCCTGGGGCCTCGGCGAGACGGTGGTGCAGGGGGAGGTGAACCCGGATGAGTACCTGATTCATAAGCCCACCCTGCTGGAGGGCTACCGGCCGATCCTCAGCCGCCGCCGCGGCAGCAAGGCCCAGCGGCTGGTCTATGCCGATGCCGCCGCCGACGGTGCTGCGGGCCGTCCGGTCCGCCTCGAGCCGGTGCCGGAGGAGCTGCGCCGTCGCTTCGCCCTCAGCGATGAGGAGGTGCTCACCCTGGCCCGCTGGGCCTGCCTGATCGAGCGCCACTACAGCGCGGTGCGCGGCACACCCACGCCGATGGACATCGAATGGGGCCGCGATGGCCGCAGCGGCGAGCTGTTCGTTCTTCAGGCCCGGCCGGAGACGGTGCAGTCGCAGCAGCGGGGGTCAGTGCTGCGCCGCTGGCATCTCGAACCCCACCATGCCCCGGTGCTGAGCAGGGGCCGGGCGATCGGCGCGGCGGTGAGCAGCGGGCCGGCGCGGGTGATCCAGGACCCCTCCCAGATCGATCGCTTCCGCGACGGCGATGTGCTCGTGACCGTGCGCACCGATCCGGACTGGGAACCGATCCTGCGCAAGGCCACCGGTGTGATCACCGACCAGGGCGGTCGCACCTGTCACGCGGCGATCATCGCCCGTGAGATGGGGCTGCCGGCGATCGTGGGCTGCGGCGACGCCACCCGCACGATCGACGATGGCCGGGTCGTCACCGCCTCCTGCTGCGAGGGGGAGGTGGGGCGCGTCTACGACGGAGCGTTGGCGACGCGGGTGGAGGAGGTGGAACTGGCGGAGATCCCCGCCACCCGCACCCGCATTCTGATGAACGTGGGCAATCCGGATGAAGCCCTCAACCTCGCCGCCATTCCCTGCGACGGGGTCGGTCTGGCCCGGCTGGAATTCATCATCGCCAACCACATCAAGGTGCATCCGATGGCGCTGCTCCATCCGGAGCGCATCGGGGATCCCGGCCAGCGCAGGGCTGTGGAGGCCCTGGCGGAGGGCTATGCCCACCCCGGCGACTTCTATGTCGACCGCCTGGCCCAGGGCATGGCACGCATCGCCGCCGCCTTCCATCCCCGTCCGGTGGTGCTGCGCTTCTCCGACTTCAAGACCAACGAATACGCCCGACTCCTCGGCGGTGCCGACTTCGAACCGCGGGAGGACAACCCGATGATCGGCTGGCGCGGGGCCTCCCGCTACAGCGCACCGGGATTCCGGGAGGCCTTCGCGCTGGAGTGCCGGGCCCTGCGGCGGGTGCGGATGGAGATGGGCCTGAAGGGGGCGACCCCGATGATCCCGTTCTGCCGCACGCCCGAGGAGGCCGATCGGGTGCTGGCGGTGATGGCCGAGGAGGGGCTGGTCCGCGGTGAGGACGGGCTGGAGGTGTACGTGATGTGCGAGCTGCCCAGCAATGTGATCGGTCTGGAGGCCTTCGCCGAACGCTTCGATGGCTTCTCGATCGGCACCAACGACCTCACCCAGCTCACCCTCGGCCTCGATCGCGATTCGGCCCTGGTGGCCGATCTCTTCGACGAGCGCCACCCGACGGTGAAGGCCATGATCAGCCTGGCCATCCGCACGGCGCGGCGCTGCGGCCGCAGGATCGGGCTCTGCGGCCAGGCCCCCAGCGACCATCCCGACTTCGCCCGCTTCCTGGTGGAGGAGGGCATCGATTCGATCAGCCTCAATCCGGATGCGGTGCTCAGCACCCGCCTGAAGGTGGCGGAGATCGAGCGGGAGCTGGATCCGTTTCCGTGAGCGAGCTGATCCGCGCCCTGATGCGGCCCGAGGCCTACGACCCGCCGGAAGCGGAGGTCACCCTGCTCGAGACCCACATCTCCTGGGTGCTGCTGGCCGGGGCCCACGCCTACAAGATCAAGAAGCCGGTGAATTTCGGCTTCATCGATTTCAGCTCGCCCGCCCGGCGCGCCGAGGCCTGCGCCACCGAGCTGCGGCTGAATCGGCGCTTCAATCCGGATCTCTACCTCGCCTGCCAGCCGATTCATGGCCCGCTGCCGCAGGCGGCCTTCCATGGCGACGGGCCCGTGATCGAGCAGGCGGTGAAGATGCGCCGCTTCCGCCAGCAGGATCTGCTGCCGGCGGTGCTGCAGCGGGGCGGGGTCGGCGCAGCGGCGATCGAGCGACTGGCGGATGAGCTCGCGCGCGTTCATGCCGCAGCGCCTGTGGCCCCGGCCGGGGGGCCGTACGGCACGCCGGAGGCG
It encodes the following:
- a CDS encoding chemotaxis protein CheB is translated as MPEARDPGNDSQRRQRGDAAAPGQGSASPPSTDAQPVGAEGRRTPEQGWDASEPGEAGSGDSVSHLVCIGASAGGLEAIEELLAGLPALSGLAVILAMHVAPDKPTNLPDYLSRKTALEVVLAADGMALRPGALVVAQPGRDLTLNGSTIAFVQPQEGAFSVPSIDRFFHSAASSWAERCIGIVLSGSGSDGAMGLRAIRSGGGLTIVQNPATARFSSMPQSAFAYGGAEWALDAGTIGSALERYLRPDVPDLPEQSDPAQMSREEQQQGERYQEQQQQDDLLLDVTKLILKRRGIDFSQYKRSTLRRQIRRRMVVAGVESLKSYLDLLRDSPDEANELTRNMLVSVTAFFRDPDVFACLAQAMRDLPIVADDDRQMRIWVPGCATGEELYSVAMLASEILGNPPDLGRRLKLFGTDLDEESLTIARRAVYTPDAVQAIPSALRSRYLVSQGYMYRIREDIRDCAVFARHDLSQDPPFPEIDVISCRNTLIYFSNQMQDKIFDTFRFSLVDRGLLILGPSEILRTQSQGLAILNGEHHIYSRYGGSTVRTLRAPAVATKPTNQSPSRSRDQRAQFSTSSQSYGSSFWYAIVAAAVEPSLVLDDRDRVLEVIGDVSAFCQIPPGQLTHSLLRLIRPEWRSAVRGLLVALEGGASCVSSLPLSSGAGRDPVALVLTALPLDGRPFKLLSFRPISAPITFPQSQKTSLDVPQLQLAEEVHRLEEELLETKESQRVYMVELQSANEELEASSEELQASSEELQSSNEELEASNEELQASNQEFACLNEELRERSAQLELANCDLRNIQQALSQGLIILDEMLRIQRFSSLAVRVFALVESDVGSTLMSVPTTVPIHDLERVLLGVVQDQQVVTLECENSKSAYLLRFVPYSTIPANRSGVIVTITDISTIVRLRRTAESTLADLNRVADTLQEGIFKRELEGEGRFVFVSQRFADITGLDGDRLVVDPGLFDGCIHPDDRERVKAQRQNRPSGPVLLNYRFLVTGSREVWMRETATSIAEDGASYLVGTLSDITAEAKKQLHAAELSSVFEMVFNTREFGVMALDQDLTITLANPELGNLSGFALEHLTARPLSLLLSPQDSGPLLAELRHMLTHPAEGAGSRCMPLTCADGSEIWVVLELQCLSTPLPASSIIITVKDVTLLRSTIQDLQHQALEDPLTGACNSKAFHRQLHHDIRRAERSQTPLAVITLDIDSFKAVNDQHGHPAGDAVLAETASRLSRVTRAGFSAVARIGGDEFALSLTGFSSMADLDRALMRLMAELSHPFQLDDARLNLNFSIGVALFPEHAEAKDALIAAADEALYDAKATPGTQYRLFRTDLSDQQSRRQSLSERLAQAVAADRFDLSYQPIVDAATGVTWGLEALLRWRLDDALVPACDFIDVLESHGLLRRLQPLLLRLLTRDLDIIRSAFDDTVQLCVNLLPSQLTAETANAVLVNWPRRNSLRGLAAEITPAAFQSPTAQRCLLLLAEHGVQLSIDDFTTVHGNLIALRDQGPAVLKIDGSRFDLSGTTTADLAMVNALAAYAHACGSLLAVKNIDDANGAAQLRQSEVDLIQGRAICDPLPLGECIRWCQDRSSAG
- a CDS encoding AI-2E family transporter, which gives rise to MTLPLRPLVTQPRWLRNALLLPLWFLNAWLLLRLMAYLQPFLTIFILAVVVAILVDLPVRRLQRIGLGRGLSLLVVVVAAVLLLTGGAVVLSPLLAGQVRSLMAALPTWVDSAQGLAAWVQSLAALHGGSGAGASLMESLQAQVANLAGSVVGVLPDLFSASVSAGLFLFLTLILTVFLLVGGPSAWDGLMRWLPPWWRQRIGRELPVRIRTFLRGQVILAFGFSVVLALVFTLVGVPYGALFGFLIGMASMLPFMGAIAQVSVSGFLMVNNLSVGITVFVIAFVLGQILDNVIVPRVMGSMVGLNPLWLLFTLFLGAKVAGLPGILLAIPVASTVNVIAEDWMADQIEAASESQETGAEVNEERGGSERSSTGAA